CAAAATCTCCAACTTTcttaatacttaaaataaagtaGTCGAGTGACACCTcgttttttgctaatttttactcaaaaatcgACTGGTCAAGTCAAAATCTGGATATCTCCAACCGTTTTCCCCAAAAAACCCAACTTtcttaattcttaaaataaccTTGTCAAGTGACACCTCTTTTCTTGCTAATTTTTACTCACAAATCGACTGGTGAAGTCAAAATCTGGATATCTCCAACCGTTTTCCCAAAAAATCCAACTTTCTTAATTCTCAAAATAACCTTGTCGAGTGACACCTCTTTTCTAGCTAATTTTTGCTCAAAAATCGACTGGTCAAGTCAAAATCTGGATATATCCAaccgtttttccaaaaaatccaactttcttatttatgaaaataactTTATCGAGTGACACCTTTTTTCTAGCTACTTTTTGCTCAAAAATCGACTGGTGAAGTCAAAATCTGGATATCTCCAACCGGTTTCCCAAAAAATCCAACTTTCTTAATTCTCAAAATAACCTTGTCGCGTGACACCTCTTTTCTAGCTAATTTTTGCTCAAAAATCGACTGGTCAAGTCAAAATCTGGATATCTCCAACCGTTTCTCCAAAAAatccaactttcttatttatgaaaataactTTATCGAGTGACACCTCTTTTCTAGCTACTTTTTGCTCAAAAATCGACTGGTCAAGTCAAAATCTGGATATCTCCAACCGTTTTCCCAAAAAACCCAACTTtcttaattcttaaaataaccTTGTCAAGTGACACCTCTTTTCTTGCTAATTTTTACTCACAAATCGACTGGTCAAGTCAAAATCTGGATATATCCAACCGTTTCTCCAAAAAATCCAACTTTCTTAATTCTCAAAATAACCTTGTCGAGTGACACCTCTTTTCTTGCtaatttttactcaaaaatcgACTGGTgaaatcaaattttgaaaatctcgactttttttCCCAGAAGGACCTTGAAAAGATCTTGCAAAAGATTAAAAACCTGGAATACTCGTACGTCAACGAAGTCGTAAGGGACCTCCGCTACTTCATCAAGGTACAGTGatgttgaataaaaaaaacaaaaatgaatacATTTGGagcattttttttagatatgggAAGAGATCGATATTCACAACGTGGGTTGGTTCTCGCAAAAGTTGGACATTTTACTGGTGGAGAACTTCTCGCCCTTTGATTTTAGCGGGATCGCGGGCCTCTTGAACGAAATTGTCGGCCCGTTAAAGCATAACGTTTTGACGTTATTTGGCAACGACTGCGACCCGTTTTAGTCGAAATGTTGTTTTAACGTTTTCTTTGTTAATTAGTTGCGAATGTGTTTGCctatttaaagagatattttaagaaataattaccaaaaaaaaaatgttcctgTATGTTATGCTATTAACGTTAAAACTTGCTTGTTtgttattacatttaaaaaaaaattgtttcttattGTTAAGGTtctattttgtaaaagttaataaaaattatttttgtaatgatGACGTGTGTCATTTAGGATGCGATGCCACGCCCAAAAAATTTTGACTACTTCgcgttttcttttgttttatcAGTTTTGATGTTTAATCGTTTTTGAGCATAACAATTGCCAATTATCTCTCAAAGgcgtattattttattaattaaagtagAAGCTCGTTGGGGATTTTTTATTCGGCTCTTTGCTTCACCCTGAAAATCTCTAGGCATTGAAAAGGGATTTTATGAGTATAGGCACATCGACGAGTTTATAGAAGTggagttttagaaaaaaaatgcaacttgtttattttataaaatatgtagttATTGGAGTGACACTTTAAATGGATTAGTGAACTCAAAATGTTGGTATATCCAACCGTTTACCTAAAAAACCCAACTTTCTTAATAGTCAAAATAAAATGGTCGAGTGACACCTCTTTTCTTGCtaatttttactcaaaaatcgACTGGTGAAGTCAAAATTTGGATATCTCCAACCGTTTTCCCCAAAAAACCTAACTTtcttaaaactcaaaataacCTTATCGAGTGACAACTCGTTTCTAGCTAATTTTGTCCCAAAAATCGAATAGTGAAGTCAAAATTTGGATATCTCCAACCGTTTTCCCAAAAAACCTAACTCtcttaaaactcaaaataacCTTATCGAGTGACATCTCTTTTCTTGCtaatttttactcaaaaatcgACTGGTGAAGTCAAAATTTGGATATCTTCAACCGTCTTCCCAAAAAATcccattttctaaaaattcaaaataaccTTATCGAGTGACACCTCGCTTCTAGCTAATTTTGTCCCAAAAATCGAATAGTGAAGTCAAAATTTGGATATCTCCAACTGTTTTCCCAAAAAATCCAACTTTCTTAATTCTGAAAATAACTTTATCGAGTGACACCTCTTTTCTTGCtaatttttactcaaaaatcgACTGGTCAAGTCAAAATCTGGATATCTTCAACCGTATTCCCAAAAAACCCAACTTTCTTAATTCTCAAAATAACCTTATCGAGTGACACctctttttttactaatttttactCAAAAAGCGAAAAGTGAAGTCAAAATTTGGATATGTCCAACCGTTTTCCCAAAAAACCGAACTTTCTTAATACTCGAAATAACCCTATCGAGTGACACCTCTTTTCTTGCTAACTTTTACTCAAAAATCGACTGGTGAAGTCAAAATTTGGATATCTTCAACAGGCTTTAACATAACCTAAAAAGTTCACATCTCCAACCGTTCGATTCGAAAAGCCTAAAATCAACTCGTAAAGTACACACCAtaataaacaaacataaaaattattgcacCAAAATCCCTTCATTGAACCTCTAAACTCCGGAACTCAATGACCCGAATACACCACACCGTCTAAATCCCCTTTTGAGATCCCCCTGAGTGCGGGGCGTCGCGTCAGGAGGCGTCGTTATTCGTTTGTTTCCAGCCGACGGCGACGCACTTAAAACATGTGAAAAAGCGCGCGAActgaattttccattttattacaTCAAAGAACCCGTAAATACGTGCGAAGAAGTTTGCGTGTGTGTGTGTCAAAACTCATGGATAAAGAAAATAAggtttgactttttttttttaaatttatttgtcattgtattttaaaacaagTCTATCAAAATCAAATTTAGTAGAACAATATGTCAAAACTGTCATTTACGTCATAAATTTGCCACGCCCACCCTCTCAAGTTGATTATCCTATAAATTGTTTAACCATAACACACCGGACCTCCCTATCGGACACATTAATCGCGGTTTATCCCTCTGAATTCACCCTCTCGATGAcgttgatatattattattagcccTCGGGTTTTTTCACCCCTAACACGGGGTATTATAACCCTAATAATATTTCAgaagatatagaaaataaatttcaccCTGGTGTGGAAAAAGTCACATTTCCACACTAGGCTGGTGTGGGAAAAATGTTGTCTGCTgatataaaacttaaaagttCAGTAACTTTGTTCGTTTGTTTTCTTTGCAGTTAATTAATGGGGCAACAGtaataaaagtcaaatatttacTTCTCTTCGCCGTCGTTTGTTATGGTTTCGGTGGGGCAAGGGGAGAAGTATTTGGACTGCGAACCATCAAGCGACAGTTTACGAGACGATTTATTTACTGGTAAAACAAAACGGATGCcatattttgctatttttaaatacagggCGTGGACATATCTGAAGGACTAAATCGGAATTTTCACGCTCTTTCtgtcttaaattttttgaggtGGTGGCACTTCTGGTTAGGGCAGAACTGAATGcgaacttcgttattttatacGGGACACCCCGgatattattgcatttttggattctatgtgaaattttaagaaatttgagggGTCACTCGATATACTTTGGACAAAGCGTTCTCGAGATATTTGCAGttgaaatttatttgattttgagGTTATAGAGCCGAAACAAAttgttataaaagaaattctcTGGATTGACTTTTCAAGAGCCATCTGTTGACATAAATTTcaattgatttgaaaaaaaaaatttttttggcatttgaCAGGTGACATCTTCAAACTCGGATATCTCCAAAACCCTTTGTCCAAAGTATGTCATGTGACCCATCAAAattcttagaatttcacgtagaatctaaaaatgtcataatatacaggatgtcccgtACAAAGTAACAGGCTTAGTACCTACTTCCGACATAACCGGAAGTGACACCATAATTATTTCAACATATTCGAATTCTATGagaaattctaagaaatttgaggGGTCACACGATATACTTCGGACGAACCGTTTCCGAGATATTTGCAGttgaaatttatttgatttttgaggTTATAGAgccaaaacaaattattataaaaaaaaattctctggATTGACTTTTCAAGAGCCATCTATTGACATAAATTTCAattgatttggaaaaaatttttttttggcatttgaCAGGTGACATCTTCAAACTCGGATATCTCCAAAACCCTTTGTTCAAAGTATGtcatgtgacccatcaaatttcttagaattttacgtagaatccaaatgtgtcacaatatacagggtgtcccatacAAAGTAACAGACTTAGCACCTACTTCCGGCATTACCGGAAGTAACACCATAATTATTTCAACACATTCGAATTCTATGagaaattctaagaaatttgaggGGTCACACGATGTACTTTGGACGaaccgttttcgagatatttgcagttgaaatttatttgattttgaggttataaagCCAAAACAAGttgttataaaagaaattctcTGGATTGACTTTTCAAGAGCCATCTATTGACAAAGATTTTAAttcatttggaaaaaaaaatatttttgacatttgacaggtGACATCTTTAAACTCGGATATCTTCAAAACCCTTTGTCCAAAGTATGTCATGTGACCCATCAAAattcttagaatttcacgtagaatccAAATAcgtcataatatacagggtgtcccatacAAAGTAATAGACTTAGCACCTACTTCCGGCATAACCGGAAGTGACACCATAATTATTTCAACATATTCGAATTCTATGagaaattctaagaaatttgaggGGTCACACGATATACTTTGGACAAATCGTTCTCGAGATATTTAGAGttgaaatttatttgattttgaggttatagagccaaaacaaattattataaaaaaaattctctggATTGACTTTTCAAGAGCCATCTACTGACATAAATTTCAAttcatttggaaaaaaaaatatttttgacatttgacaggtGACATCTTCAAACTCGGATATCTCCAAAACCCTTTGTCCAAAGTATGTCATGTGACCCATCAAAattcttagaatttcacgtggaatCCAAATAtgtcataatatacagggtgtcccgtacaAAATAACCTACTTCCGGCATAACCGGAAGTGACACCATAATTATTTCAACATATTCGAATTCTATaagaaattctaagaaatttgaggGGTCACACGATGTACTTTGGACAaaccgttctcgagatatttagagttgaaatttatttgattttgagGTTATAGAGCCGAAACAAAttgttataaaagaaattctcTGGATTGACTTTTCAAGAGCCATCTATTGACATAGATTTCAattgatttggaaaaaaaaaaaatttggcatTTGACAGGTGACATGTTCAACTTTGGATATCTCCAAAACCCTATGTCCAAAGTATGTCATGTGACCCATCAAAattcttagaatttcacgtggaatCCAAATAtgtcataatatacagggtgtcccgtacaAAATAACCTACTTCCGGCATAACCGGAAGTGACACCATAATTATTTCAACATATTCGAATTCTATaagaaattctaagaaatttgaggGGTCACACGATGTACTTTGGACAaaccgttctcgagatatttagagttgaaatttatttgattttgaggttatagagccaaaacaaattattataaaaaaaattctctggATTGACTTTTCAAGAGCCATCTACTGACATAAATTTCAAttcatttggaaaaaaaaatatttttgacatttgacaggtGACATCTTCAAACTCGGATATCTCCAAAACCCTTTGTCCAAAGTATGTCATGTGACCCATCAAAattcttagaatttcacgtggaatCCAAATAtgtcataatatacagggtgtcccgtacaAAATAACCTACTTCCGGCATAACCGGAAGTGACACCATAATTATTTCAACATATTCGAATTCTATaagaaattctaagaaatttgaggGGTCACACGATGTACTTTGGACAaaccgttctcgagatatttagagttgaaatttatttgattttgagGTTATAGAGCCGAAACAAAttgttataaaagaaattctcTGGATTGACTTTTCAAGAGCCATCTATTGACATAGATTTCAattgatttggaaaaaaaaaaaatttggcatTTGACAGGTGACATGTTCAACTTTGGATATCTCCAAAACCCTATGTCCAAAGTATGTCATGTGACCCATCAAAattcttagaatttcacgtggaatCCAAATAtgtcataatatacagggtgtcccgtacaAAATAACCTACTTCCGGCATAACCGGAAGTGACACCATAATTATTTCAACATATTCGAATTCTATaagaaattctaagaaatttgaggGGTCACACGATGTACTTTGGACAaaccgttctcgagatatttagagttgaaatttatttgattttgagGTTATAGAGCCGAAACAAAttgttataaaagaaattctcTGGATTGACTTTTCAAGAGCCATCTATTGACATAGATTTCAattgatttggaaaaaaaaaaaatttgacatttgacaggtGACATGTTCAACTTTGGATATCTCCAAAACCCTATGTCCAAAGTATGtcatgtgacccatcaaatttcttagaatttcacgtagaatccaaatgtgtcataatatacagggtgtcccgtacaAAATAACAGATTCAGCACACATTTCCGGCATAACCGGAAGTGACACcaaaattatttcaacataTTCGAATTCTATgcaaaattctaagaaatttgaggGGTCACACGATATACTTTGGACGaaccgttctcgagatatttagagttgaaatttatttgattttgagGTTATAGAGCTAAAACAAATTGTTATAAAAGATATTCTTTGGATTGACTTCTCAAGAGCCATCTATTGACATAGATTTCAATtcatttcggaaaaaaaaaatttttggcatTTGACAGATGACATATTCAACTttggatatctccaaaactcTTTGTCCAAAGTATGTCATGTGACCCATCAAAattcttagaatttcacgtagaatccAAATAtgtcataatatacagggtgtcccgtacaAAATAACCTACTTCCGGCATAACTCCTTtgatataattacatttttcaattCTACGACAAACTCTaagaaattcaataaaataacgtAAACTTTAGGTAATGGACTTCCGAATCATCCTCCACGAGAACCTCCAAAACGTCTCGGATCAATCGGCGACGTACCAAGCAGACACCACGCCCGACTACACGTTGACCTTCGTAATAGGGACGTGTGTCTTAGCGCTATTCTTACTATTGGGCGTGGTCGCCAGCGCCTACTTATGTTTAACCTTGAAAAAGGGCACCCTATTATGGGTGACAGACAGTAACAGACAATTGAACAAGGACAGAAGCGACGAGCACAACGAGAGGGAGGAGAGCAGCGTGAGCACGAAGGCAGCGAGACGGACCAGCGCGAATCAAGAAACGACACAAGTTTAagtgttttataatatttataagaatgatgataataataatagtgcATGTGTTAAAATATATGGCCTTTTAGACTGGTTTTTGTCTTTTGTCTtcaggaaaaaataatttaattggaaaattattaaattaattagttaaataaatataatgagctgaaaaaaaaaataaaaaagttttggcGGTGCCAGGGGTCGAACCTGGAACCACGCGGTTTTAGTCAATGCACCCTACCGCTACGCTAATCGGACGAGTTGTGTTGGATTGGCATACGTCACATTAGaatgataatttaatatatggCATATTAACCCGATCTTTTAGGgtaacttttcaattttaaatttcagaaaaataaataaatttgaaaattaattaaaagaaacttaattcAATATGATaagttgaagaaaaaaaaataaaaaagtttgacgAGGCCACGGTTCGAACCTAGCGCATTACCATTACACTCAACCGGGCCCGCATATGTGACGTCATATGGTTGAATATACCCAAAAAAACAAACGTTTATCAATAACGCACTTAAGATAATAGCGagatacataaataaataatataatcaaACGGAATAATTTCTATATTGACAATGTGTGGTCACTGATACCTAATCtgggtaaataaataatgttattatgtATAGTGAACTTTAAGACCATTTACGtgaaaaaaatgtcttataaCAGTTTATATAAGCAACTATTAAACGTTGAACCGTGGGTGGACGAGAGCGACCATTATACAAAAGAATCGAAAGTTGAAGATGACATGCAGATGAACGAAACCACCAGACTTCTGATTAATCATCGATCAACATCCGAGGGAAGAAAAATGCCAAAATGTAAGTCTGAAATTGAAGTGACATTTGCAAACGTCAATTGTCCTTCcaggaacaaatttatttattccacaCGTAACTTGTGAATATCGTCGAATTTTTATGAAGGTGAAGTTTACGCGAAACGAGTTGGTATTCAAAAGATGCTCCCGGTATTTTACCTTAAAGGCAATCATGTTCCTTTTATCGATATCGAAGATGCgacgtttttaaataaattgttttatttacgaCCTTCCGCGCGGCCGGTTCCTTGGCCTAGTCGTATCAATGACTAATTCGCTCAAGCATGACTTATTAAATTAGTGGGTGTCTATAATATATATATCAAATTAGCCACGGCTTTGACATCTGTCAAACGATGACATAACCTCAATCCTATTAAACGTATTAATAGGATTGAGGTTATGTCAAAAggttattacaaaaacaaattagATAGAGTGAgagaaaaagtgtaaaaaatcaGTCGGCGGCCATCTTGTTTAATAGTCATTACGTCATTGACGGGGCcctatttaaaaacataacagGACAATGTTGAGTATATAGATATAgacacttttatttattaactaattaataatacaTAAACAGGTTATGTGACATCCTTTTTTCCTCGACAATATTTATTGCCATTTGTTTTGCTCCTTTTAAGGCCCGACTTGGGTAATAAAACGAATTAGGAATACTATATTAACAAACGGATGATTTGTTACACAATAATGTACATACGATGACGTCAGAGTGGTAAATAGATTATGCGTCAAAAGTGTCACTTGTCATTGGGTTTATAGGTTAGGTGCGTTTTCTCATTACTATTGCCCGTAAGCGATTAATTTTCAGGTTATAATAGGTGAGATGTcgcgttttttttgtttatttaagctTTGTTAGACAATGGAATGCggtttataaatattaacaCAATATGGTATATTAAACAGTCACGTGTAAACAAATGGGACATTTTTCATAGAATAACCATTAAAAtgcgatttaatttttgtggtttttaatttggtaaaatatatagaaaaacgggattttctttattatatgtAAGCCAAAAACAATCATTACGTAATGGGTTTTCCAACATGGTGCCCGTCTTCCTCATTTTACAAGATCCTTTAACTTTAGCCACGCCCAAACAAAAATGGCCGCCCTTGGCAACCTTACTATGTCATCCCTTCGAGAAGCTTTTAGCGACATGGCCTACTTGTATAATATTTCGAGGttgtttattatcataaaatctGTATGGAATGATGGAATTTTCTCGATTGcatcaataaataattattacgtAATGGTTTTTCAAAGATGGCCCGGTTACAGAATTGTTTATGTAAGCCACGCCCAAACAAACATGGGCGCCCATGGCAACTTCCTTGCTATATAATCTTCTTGGCAAGATCTTAGAGAGGAGTACACTTTTCACTCAATTAACAGTACTTTTAGGTAAAaccatttttgagttatgaatttttgaactttggaaattaattgtgcgccccCTGTATGTCGTAGATGAACCGTAACCGCTTGAGCAAACGCGTCCTTCATTTTAGTACAACATACTAAAATCTCAATTTTTCACCGTTATTATAAGTACCCCAAAagtgtttttttccaaattagtACCAATAGCGAAAAATCACCCTGCACACTGGGTATTTTCAAAGCAAAATGGCCGCGTCGCCATGGTAACGCAAACAGGGATTTTCGCCgtaaaaagaccctttttataatcgaaatttaactatcAAAACCGAACAGAATCGGGCCAGAATTGATTTTAATCTGTTCTTGAAGCTTTCTACTATTTTTCCAGGTACAGATTGTAaggtaaaaacatttttttataacctaaaaCATCGTGtaaaaatggtcgattttgacgtctacgcccAATTTTAATggcggttttgacaacatggcgtcaCAGTGGATGAttcggctcggacttgcttcctaatttcattgataaaatgcttaaaatagatCAGAACCCCCTGAAATTGGTATGGAATTATTTAAGAGAGTCTGAAGAATCCGAATATATGCACATCTTTTACTAGTACCTTTAGTACCAATAGCGAAAAATCACGCTGCACGTATCCAGGTATTTTCAAAGTACGCCATGGCCGCGTCTCCATGGTAACGCAAACAGGGTTTTTcgccgaaaaaagaccctttttataatcgaaatttaactactaaaaccgaacGGAAACGGGCCAGAATTGATTTTAATCTGTTCTTGAAGCTTTCTACTATTTTTCCAGGTACAGATtgtaaggtaaaaacctttttttataccctaaaacatcgtgTGAAAATGGtggattttgacgtctacgcccAATTTTAATggcggttttgacaacatggcgtcaCAGTGGATGATTCGGCTCGGACTCGCTTCCTAATTGTtatattcatgcgacacagtggaccatgcaaggcattttgctagacaaaaatcaCAAtgcagtgggtcctaatgataaaaaaaaatttaattgggatTTAATGGATTTATTATATgaggctatttttttaaaacttttttgttatttgcttgatttgaatgaaatttggtatttggggtttatttacgATACAATTATTGAAGTTTtcacaattttgaaatattatgcAAGTCTTTACGCCATCAAAGCCTATCTGTCATTTTGTTTATGGGAACTGTTATTTGAATGTCAAGAATCCTTCAACTCAATTACGCTTAAACAAAAATGGCCGACAAAGGCGAAAGTGACCATATATAATCTCTTTGACGAGTTCTTTAGCAGAGTAGGCCATGATTTTCATGAAGCGGCGTGGCCTACTTGTCAAATACATCTCTCGAGGTCTTTTACTGGCCATAAGTCTAAAGAGTTTTCTCGATCTTGTTAGTACAAGATGGCGCCCATACGACATTCTGACCCTCATTGGAACGTCAAAGAATCGTTTAAAACAAACGTTTAAAAACGTACAGATGAAAACAAATATGGCCGCTGACGACACTATCAACTTGTCAAGTTTTTCACTACCATATTACATCATAAATCTCGATTGTCTCATGGTAATTATTATGGGTTATAAAAAAGGTTACGTATGCAAATCCAATCGGTTTTCGCCATCCGGTTTAAGAGTGGAACGAAAAAAGTAAATTGCTATGGCAAAATTTTCgttataaataatgaaataataaataaataaaatcgggACCGGTGAAAATCGATGCGTTGACCTTAGGAAGTGATATTATAAGTGAATCAAACGCGGTAGCGGCGCGCCATTCGCGCGTCCACCGTACGGTCGGTCGGATATTcagtaccaaaaaaaaagaaccaccacattattgtttttaattaattagtgtttgttttgttaattattgttttgCAATGTTGCAAGGATGGAAGTTAAGGGTCTCAAAACGTAAGTAAAACACACACCATCATATGATCATTACATTATTGAAATGTCATTTTAA
The genomic region above belongs to Anthonomus grandis grandis chromosome 18, icAntGran1.3, whole genome shotgun sequence and contains:
- the LOC126746896 gene encoding uncharacterized protein LOC126746896 is translated as MDKENKVMDFRIILHENLQNVSDQSATYQADTTPDYTLTFVIGTCVLALFLLLGVVASAYLCLTLKKGTLLWVTDSNRQLNKDRSDEHNEREESSVSTKAARRTSANQETTQV